GGTCGGCCCGGCGGACCAAATGGAGAGCGATGAGCGGCGGGCGTGGGTGCGCAAGGCGGTCAGCGAGTTGCCGCCGACGCTGCTCAGCGCCGTGACGTTGATCTACTATCAGGGGCTGAAGTACCGTGAAGCGGCCGAGATACTGGATGTTCCGGTCGGCACGGTCAAGAGCCGCTTGCACGCGGCCATTTTGAAGTTGCACGAGGCGTGGAACCACGCACAACCGTCCGGAGAGAACTAGCCCATGCGTGACCAACTGCTCGGCTACCTGCTGGGAGCACTTGAGCCGGCGGAGCAAGATGAGGTCGAGGCCCGGCTTTTTACCGATGTCGAACTGCAGCACGATCTGGCCGAGCTGCGACGGAAACTGGTGTTGCTTGACGACGGCGACGAATTTGAGCCGCCCGGCGGACTGGCCGCGCGGACTTGCAACTATGTCGCGGCCCGAGCGCCGGCGGCCAAGAACACCGCCCTGCCGGCCCCGGTGGGCGGCTGGCGCGTGCAAGACATGATCGTGGGCGGCGGCATTTTTCTGGCCGCCTGCCTGCTGATGTTCCCGGCCATCGCCAATAGCCTTTCGCACGCCCGCATCACCGCCTGCCAAAACAACCTGCGGGCCATCGGCGTGGCGATGGGGCAATACAGCGATTTCAACGGCGGCTTCTTTCCGTTGGTGCCCGAACAAGGCCCGTTGGCCGTGGCCGGAAGCTATGGTCCGACACTGGCGGAACTGAAGCTCATCGAAGGGCCGAACGTGCTTGTCTGTCCCGCCGCTCGGCAGGCCGATGACGTCCGTCCCTTCACCGTGCCGACGATGGTTCAGGTTATGAACGCACCCGCCGCCGACTTGCCGCGGCTACAGGCCCAAATGGGCGGCAGCTACGGCTATACGTTCGGTTACATCGAGCATGGCCGCTACCGCGGGCACCGCAATCACGGACGCTCGAACTTCGCTTTGATGGCCGACGCACCGGGCGAAGCGTCCGGCGGCCGAAGCGCCAATCACGGCGGAGCGGGCCAGAACGTGCTCTTCGAAGACTTGCACGTGGTGTTTCTCGATCATTGCCAGCTTTCGGGCTGCGGTGACCATATTTACATCAACGGCCACGGCTACGTCGGCGCGGGCATTGGCCCCGACGACGCGGTGATCGGCCGCAGCTCGGCCCGGCCGGTCACGTTCCAACTTGTTCCCGCCGAGTAGATCGTTATGCCCAACGATCTACCCACGCTGCTCGCGGCCGCGGCCGACATTCGTTCCGGCCGCTTGAGGCCCGTGGACCTCGTGGAACGATGCCTTGCGCAGATCGACGCGCACGAGACTCGCATTCGCGCCTGGGTGATGGTCGATGCCGAGGGTGCCCGCGATGCGGCACGCCGGGCCGGCGACGAAATCGCGCGCGGCGAGTACCGCGGTCGACTGCACGGCATCCCGATCGGCATCAAGGACATCGTCGACGTGGCCGGCTGGCCGACGCTGGCCGGTTCTTCTTTGCATGCCGGCCACCGTGCCCAGCGCGACGCCACGGTGGTGGCCCGGCTGCGAAATGCCGGCGCGGTTCTTCTCGGCAAGACGGTGACCACCGAATTCGCCAGCTTCGATCCGCCGGTGACGCGCAATCCGTGGAACGTCGCGCGCACGCCCGGCGGATCGAGCAGTGGTTCGGCCGCTGCGGTGGCGCTGGGCATGTGTCTAGGAGCGATCGGTTCGCAGACGGGCGGCTCGATTACCCGGCCGGCCAGCTATTGCGGCGTGGCGGGCTGCAAGCCGACGTTCGGCCGAGTCAGCAGCCAGGGAGTCGTGCCGCTCAGCCGGCACATGGACCACGTCGGTCCCATCGCGCGTTCGGTCGGCGACTTGGCGGCGATCTTGGAAGTGATCGCCGGCTACGACCCGCTCGATGCCACCACTGTCGATGTGCCCGTCGATCATTATGTGGACCGCTGCCGGGATGCGGCCGCTCCGCGTCTGGGACTGGTGGACGACGCCTACTTTTCCGACGGGCTGCCGCGCTCGGTTGCGGCCGCGCTGGCGGAATCGACTCGACGCTTCGAGCAGTCGGGTGCGATGACCGGCATGGTGAAGCTGCCCGGCAGTTTTGCCCAAGTGACCGCCTTGCACCGGCGGATGATGGGCGTGGAAGCGGCCGAATACCATCAGCCGATGTTCGAGAAGCACCGCGATCGATACGGGCCAAACATTGCTTCGCTGATCGAGGAAGGACCGCGGGTTACGGCAATCGCCTACGCCGCGGCGCTGGTTCATCGCCGGCAATTACAGCGCGACTTGCTGACGTCGTTTGCTGACTACGATGCGCTCGTCACGCCCGCCACGACCTCGACCGCGCCCGGCATCGAGACGACCGGCGACCCCAAGTTCAATTCTCCCTGGAGCTACGTCGGTTATCCGACGGTGTCCTTTCCCTGCGGCCTGGCCGACGATGGGCTGCCGCTGGCGGTGCAGATCGTCGGCCGTCCCTTCGAAGAGGCCCGACTCCTCTCCGCGGCCGCCTGGTGCGAGCGTACGCTGAACTTCGAACAGCGGCCCGCCGTGTAGCGGTGGCGTTATCCACCGGCCCACACAAACGCGGGCCGATGAATCATCCGCCTTAGTGATTCCAACTCCATTGCAACGTGATGCCTTGGTTGTCGAACTGCGTGTACTTTGGTTGCAGGAAAGGCCCAAAGGACACGTTGGAGTTCGTTCCGAATTGATACCAGAACTGGCCAATATATCCCACGTAAAGACGGCTGTTGGCCCAGCGCGGAGGCTGCCAACTCACGCCGATTTGCGCGGTCAGCACCGGAACGTACTGCAGGAAGTGGGTCACCGTGTCGCCGCTGTCGAAGCCCGTGGGAGTCACGGTGGTCGTCGCCGCGAACGCCTCTTGCCGGACGCGCGTGAACATCTCCGCCACGTCGACCTGATTGACCCAGGTCAGCCCTTGCCGTGCGAAACGGCGATCGACCTCGACGCCGAAGTGCGGGCCGAAGGCGGTGGTACGGTTGGTTTCGCGCTGGGCGAAAACGCGGCTGCCCGCCGCCGCCTGGGCGAGCGACTCGTCGACTCGCGTGCCGAGAAACGTCTGGGCCGCCCTTAAGCCGCCGCGGAACTTCAGGCCCCAGCCGGGATTGGGGGTCAGCTCGCGGCTGGCATAGTCGATGTCGGTGTAGTTGACCATGAATTCGGTGTGCCGCGCGGCCGGGCCGTCGGGGCCCAGGAACGTATCGCTGCCCATCGCGTTGAAGTACCGGTCGGAAATGGAGATCTCGCCGAAACCGGAAGGGAGCCGATAGCCGACTTCCAGGCGCGGCGCCGCCGTCCAATTGAGGCGTGCCGGGCTGAGCTGCACAACGCCCGTGGTGCCAAGACCAGTCGTGATCGGCACCGAGAAATTGACGTGCGTCTTGATGACGCTGACCTCCGCGTCGGCAAACCAGCCGGAGCGCGGCCAGTCGACGGGATCGAGCAAGGGGTCGCGCTCGAAATAGGGGTGTTCCCAGTCGGGCGCCGGCGGACCCGGGGGCGGCGCCGGTTGGAAGAGTGAGGCCGGCTGATCGGGCAGCTCGGGCAGCGACTGCAAAATCCGGGGCTGCTCGAAGTTCGGCGAGGGAGGAGCGATCTCTTCACTCATGGGCTCCGCGATGAAACGGCGCGCCTGCGATGACCTTGCGATCGGGCGCATGCGCGCCCGGCCCGGCAGCGGCGCCTGCGCCAAGGCGGGTGCCGCCGGCCAGACAAGCGCCGCGGCCAGCAGCACCAACGTCCATCGTTGTCTAGCCATTCGCGCCATGAAAATCGTCCTTTAGTGATCCTCTGTTCGACGGTGGTTTGCCGCGGCGGTCGCCGTCTCGCGCCGCGAGCTCGCTGCGGTGGCTGGGGCAGAGCCTAAGCGATGCCCCGGTGCCTCGAGCCGGGGCATCGCCTGGCCGTGAAGTCGGTTAGCACTTCCGACGGTTGCCTGGCCAGGCTCTCCCCCAGCCACCGTCGCGCGTGCGTTCGGCGACCGCGACTCTCCGCCCAAAGTAGCCCCGGCACTCCGTGACGGGGAGCCGGTCGCCGAAGGCGACCGCCAGTCTCCGCCATCCCGGCGCGCCGGGACCGGAGCTGCATCAACTCCGCACGACGCCGCGACGTGCGCGTGCCCGCAGGCCCAACGCGAGAGCTCGTCGAAGTTGGGCAACTCCGGCAGCGGCTGCGGAGTAGCCATCTGAAAAAGATCGTCGGTCTGCAGGAAGTCCGCCATGGCCACGACCGACGACCACATGCTGCCCAGCGCCCCGAGATAGCCCAAGACGTTCTGCGACAAATTCTGCTGGGCGAACGCCAGGTCTCCCACGTTCACGGCTTCCGAGTCGACGTTTCGCCGCTCATAGACGCCGCGGTAGAAGCGCACCAGGTCGGGCAGGATATACCGGCGGTAGTAGTCGATTGAATAAAGGTTGTTCCGGTAATTGGTATAGGCGTTGGCCAGGTTGTTGGAGAGATTGACCTCCGCGTTGTGCTGTTGTTCGGTGGCCCGGATCAGCGCGCCCTGGGCGGCGATGATGTTCCCCTTGTTCTTGTCCCAAATGGCCAGCGGCATGCTGAGCTGGAACTGGTTGTAAGTGCCGAAGGGCGACACCGTCCAGTCGCGCGCGTATTTGTAACTCACGTCGACGTCGGGAATCGGCGTCACCTGGGCCAATTTCAGGTTGTACCTGGCTTGGGGCACCAGGTTGCGCGCCGTCAGGATGTCGGTGTGATTGTTCAGCACGTAGGCCGACACCTGATCGTAGTCGTAATACGGGATGAAGCGGTCGATTTGTCCGGCGACCTGCGTCAAGGGCAATTGGCGCAGGCCCAACAACGCCACCAGCGATTTCCAGTCGTAGGTGTACGTGGCGATCGCCTGCTGGTAGGCCAGCCGGGTGGTGAAGGCCTGGGCCCGCAGCGACGCCGGCTCATAGCCCGCCGCGATGGAGGACTCCACCAATCGAACCTGAAGCCGATAGATTTCATCGGTAAAGCGGGCCACGGCGCGTGTGACGGCCAGCGTCTCCTTGTCGACCAACAGCGCGAAATAGGCCTGTCGCACCTGAGTCGCCAGGTTGTTGCGAGCGGCCCGCAACGCCAGTTGCGAGTTTTCGTAATTCTTCTCGGCCGCGGCGGCGTTCAGTTTCCGTTTGCCGCCCGTCGTGATCACCTGGTCGATGCCGATGCCTTGCACGCCCGTGGTGGAGTTGTTGTTCGTCGGATCGGCGAAGTAGGTGGCGGTCGGGTTCTGGTAGGTGCGCGCTTGCGTCAACGACCCCAAGGCCGATTGGACGTCGGCGATGGCTTGCCGCAGCGCCGGGCTGTTGGCCGCCGCGATGCGCTGCAGCTCGGTCAGCGTATAGGGCCTGCCCTCGGGCCCCGGCAGCGGCCGCGGCTCGACCGGAATGGGCGGCAGCTCCGGATAGATTTGTTCGATCTCATGCTCCAGCGACAGCCTGTCCCGCGGCAGCTCGACGCGCGGCGCCTCCGAACCGGGCAATCGCGGCGGGATGTTCAATTCCAGCTTTTTGACATCGAACGTGCGCCCGTCGGCCGGCGCCTGCGACCACGCCACGCTCTGTGCCATCGTGGGTGGTCCGTGGTCCGTAGTCCGTGGTCCGTCGCCACTAACGACGGACAATGGACCACGGACGTCGGCCGGCGATTCAAGCCAGGCGGCGGATCGTACGTCGAGCGGCACCTCCGCGGCAGCGGCCTTTGGGTCCGCGGCGAAACGTAATTCATTCCGCACGGCAGGCGTCCCGCCTGCCTTCTGCTGTGGCGTAGGCGTCCCGCCTGCCGGGCCGCCGGCGCGCGTCGCTCTCGCCGTGGAACTGGTTGGCTTTTGCCCGGTCCGAAGTTGCGCCCGCGTTGTTCGAGCCACGTCCGTTACGCCCGACGGCTTCGCAATCTGCGCATCGTTCTCCGGCTTCACGTCGTACGGCTGGTTGGCGATGCGGCACACGGTCTGATCGGTGCGCTGGCGCACGGGCCAGGTGCAGCCGCTCGCCAGCAGAATGCCAGCCATCAGAAGTAGCCGTGCTAGACGCATCACCGAGTATCCACGCACCTTTTGTGATCGGTTCCGGTCATCGGTCGTTCAATAGGGAACAAGGTAGACGGTGGACGGGTCATGAGTTCCGTCCCCGTCTCCTGTCTACCGTCTACCTTTTTTCAGCCGGCTTTGCGGTCCCTATCGGGCACATCGGGCAATTGCCAGCGGCTGAGATAAGCGGCCAGCACTTCCTCGGCGATGGCCGACTGAGATACCCGCCGCATTGCCGACTCGACGCCCAAACGTTGAGCCGTCGAAACGCTGAGATGCAGAGTCACCTTGACGGTCGCCGGACTGGCGGGCGAATCGCCCTGCTGGTCCGACACACCGCCCGTTAACCGCCGTGGAGCTTTTCGTGCCATTCGTCTTGCCTCCTTGCCGTCATGCCTGCTTTGAGACATCGGCCATCGGGATGGCGGTCTACAGAAAACTTGCCGGTTATGTCGGTCATACCTCACCCGGCGGGCAGTGAGGCGTTCGCGATGGCTGTTCACGGCGTTGGGCAATAGGCGTTGGGCGTTAGGGACGATGGGAACGTCGTACTCTAACGCCTAACGCCCATCGCCTAACGCCTCCATTACGGTGGGCCGGCGCTCGCAAGCTCGCTGGTCCCACCCTAGGGCTGCGGCTTCGAACGCGGACTTTCCTTGCGATTTGGAAATCTCCGGCGGAAAATCGCGAATCCGCGGCAACTGCCCATTCTTGCGAGTCGCTCCGTCCGATGAGCATGATGGTTTGCGGGTGTTCGCCGCGGTGTGGTACGCTCGAAGTGTTGGAAAGCTCCGCCCTCGGCCCGCCAGAGAACGCACAGAAAACGGAAACATGTCCCGCGTCATGCGAGTTCGCCACAAGCTCATTACCGTCGTTTCGATTGCTCTGGTGGTGCTCGCGGCGGCCATCACCTATCCCAGGTTGCGGGCCCTGCTGAAGCCGCCTGAACCGATCATCCAACCTCACGGGAGCGTCTTGTTCAAGCTGAAGAAAGGCGACCCGAATGTGCTGATTGTTTCCGAAGACGCGATGAAAGCGATTGATTTGAAGACCGAGCCCGTCCAAGCCGCTCCCGAACCCGATCCGCTGGAGCTGCCCGGCTATCTTAGCGTCGATCCAAACCGGCTCGTGCCGATCCATTCGCGGTTTCCCGGCGAAGTGGTGCAACTCGGCGCCACGAAAGCCCGCGATCTCGACGGAAAGCTGACCATGCGGCTGCTGCGCTACGGCGACCCGATCCAGAAGGGCGACCTGCTGGCGGTCGTATGGAGCACCGACATCGGCCAGAAAAAAAGCGAACTGGTCGATGCCCTATCGAAACTGGGCCTGGACGAGATGGTGCTCAACCGCCGGCTGCGGGCGGGCCCTGGCACGGTGCCCGAGCTTAAGGTGGAAGAAGCCCGACGCAACGTCGAGGCCGACAAGATCCTGGTCAACGCGGCGGAGCGCACCTTGCGCTCGTGGCGGCTCACCGAGCAGGAAATCGACGAGGTCAAGGAGGAAGCCAAGCAGCTTCGCAGCAACGAACAGGAAACCGCCGCCGCCAAGACGTGGTCGGAGCTGCAAATCTGGGCCCCGATGGACGGCATCGTGATCGAAAAAAACGTCAATGTGGGAGAGGTCGTCGATACCACCGACAACTTGTTCAAGGTGGCCGACCTGACTACGCTGCAAGTGCTGGCCTACGTGTATGAAGAAGACTTGCCGGTGCTCGAGCAGCTCAAGCCCGAAGAACGTCACTGGAAAATCGACCTGAAGAGCGATCCCAACGACCCTCAGCGGCCGGGCATGTTCGAGCTGATCGGCGACGTCATCGACTCGGTCACGCGCACCGGCCCCGTCATCGGATGGTTGAACAACGCCGACCGCAAGCTGCGGGTGAACCAGTTCGTCAGGGCGACGATCGAGTTGCCGGCCGACCCGACGATGGTGTCCGTGCCGACGTCGGCCCTGGTCGAAGAAGGCGGAAAGGAGGCTGTGTTCGTCGAGACCGACCCGCTCCATCACGAGATCACCCGGCGCGTGGTGGCGGTCACGCGGCGCGGCAAGGACCGCATTTTCATTCGCGCCGAACCGAACGAGCAAGAACGCCAGCAAGGCACCGGGCCTTTGAAGGTCGGCGAGCGGGTGGTCATGCGCGGAGGCCTGGAACTCGATCAGGTGCTGAGCAACCTGCAGTCGATCGGCGGCGCCGGCACCGGCGAGGGAGAATGACGCGATGGCCTATCGGCTGATCCAATGGGCGCTGGCCAACCCGGTTGTCGTGCTGCTGTTCGGCGCGGCCTTGATCGCGGTCGGCTCGTACTCCTTCGTCCACGTCAACGTCGAGGCCTATCCCGATCCGGCCCCGGCCATCATCGAGGTCATCGCCAAATATCCGGGCGCCAGTGCCGAGGAGGTGGAACGCCAGGTCACGATTCCCTTGGAAGTGGCGATGGCCGGCATGCCCGGCCTTACCTACACGCGCACCAAGTCGCTGTTCGGCTTGTCGCACATGCGCAACCAGTTCGATTACGGCTTCGACTATCTTCGCTGCCGCCAGGAGGTGATCAATCGTTTGCAGTTTGTCGACGGCCTGCCGTCGGGCGTGCAACCGGCGTTGTCGCCGACCAGCCCGACCGGCGAGATCCTGCGCTACACGCTGCGCAGTCCCAAAGACGTGGCCGGCCGCGATCTTTACACGCTCAACGATCTGAAGGCCCTGCAAGACTGGGTGCTGGAACGGGAGTTTCGCCGCGTGCCGCGAATCATCGACGTGGTCAGCAGCGGGGGCACCGTCAAGCGATATGAAATTCACCCCAATCCCGAGCAGTTGCTGAACTACGGCATCATGCTCGACCAGTTGCAAAACGCCATCACCAACAGCAATGCCAACGTGGGCGGCAACTACCTGTTCGAGGGCGAGAACGTGATCAATGTGCGGGCCATCGGGCTGATCGGCCTGGGACAGGATCCCGCCCGATCGACCGACGTGCTCAACGCCCGCACTCCGCAAGACGCGGCCGAATATCTGCGCAGCGAGGAAGACCGCCGGCTGAAGCGCATCCGTCAGACGGTGCTCACGGCCTACAACAACCTGCCGATCCGCGTCGAGAACGTCATCGAAGGCGCTTCGCTGCGGTATAGCGACGACATCGGCGTCCACGGCGTGATCGTCAATCATCAGCCGCGCTTGGGGCAAGTCAGCCTGAGCACGCCCAAGCGGAACGCCAAGGGAGAAATTGAAACAACCAGCGGCGGCGAGACGGTCTGGCAGAACGAGCGCGAGCGCGTGCAGGGCATCGTCTTGCTGCGCAAAGGCGAAGCGTCGCTGCCCGCCTTGCACGACTTGGAAGCCAAGATCGACGAGCTCAATAAGAGCGAGGGCAAGCTCTTGCCCGGCGTGCAAATCGATCCCTATTACGATCGCACCAAACTGATCGACGTCACCACGGAAACCGTGCGCGAAAACCTGGTCGTCGGCATGGGCCTGGTGTCGTTGATTCTTCTGATGTTCGTGAGCAACGTACGCAGCGCGTTCATTGTGGCCATCAACATTCCGCTGGCGCTGCTGTTCGCTTTCGCCATCTTGTTTTTGCGGGGAAAGTCGGCGAACTTGCTTTCGATCGGAGCGGTCGACTTCGGCATCATCGTCGATTCGTCGGTGATCATGGTGGAGAACATCTATCGCCACTTGAGCTCCGGCGAGTATTCCGACTTGCCGCTCAAAGATCGCATTCTGCGGGCCAGCCGGGAAGTGGAGCGCAGCCTGTTCTTCACCACGGCCATCATGGTCTGCGCCTTTCTTCCCTTGTTCACCATGAAAGGGCCCGAAGGGCAGATTTTCGGCCCTATGGCCGATACCTATGCCTTCGCCCTGGGCGGCGCCTTGATCTTGGCTCTCACTGTGGCGCCCGTGCTCTGCTTGCTGCTGTTCAAGAACCTTAAGCCGGCGCCCGACAATTTTCTGGTGCGGTGGCTGAA
Above is a window of Pirellulales bacterium DNA encoding:
- a CDS encoding amidase; translation: MPNDLPTLLAAAADIRSGRLRPVDLVERCLAQIDAHETRIRAWVMVDAEGARDAARRAGDEIARGEYRGRLHGIPIGIKDIVDVAGWPTLAGSSLHAGHRAQRDATVVARLRNAGAVLLGKTVTTEFASFDPPVTRNPWNVARTPGGSSSGSAAAVALGMCLGAIGSQTGGSITRPASYCGVAGCKPTFGRVSSQGVVPLSRHMDHVGPIARSVGDLAAILEVIAGYDPLDATTVDVPVDHYVDRCRDAAAPRLGLVDDAYFSDGLPRSVAAALAESTRRFEQSGAMTGMVKLPGSFAQVTALHRRMMGVEAAEYHQPMFEKHRDRYGPNIASLIEEGPRVTAIAYAAALVHRRQLQRDLLTSFADYDALVTPATTSTAPGIETTGDPKFNSPWSYVGYPTVSFPCGLADDGLPLAVQIVGRPFEEARLLSAAAWCERTLNFEQRPAV
- a CDS encoding TolC family protein, with translation MAQSVAWSQAPADGRTFDVKKLELNIPPRLPGSEAPRVELPRDRLSLEHEIEQIYPELPPIPVEPRPLPGPEGRPYTLTELQRIAAANSPALRQAIADVQSALGSLTQARTYQNPTATYFADPTNNNSTTGVQGIGIDQVITTGGKRKLNAAAAEKNYENSQLALRAARNNLATQVRQAYFALLVDKETLAVTRAVARFTDEIYRLQVRLVESSIAAGYEPASLRAQAFTTRLAYQQAIATYTYDWKSLVALLGLRQLPLTQVAGQIDRFIPYYDYDQVSAYVLNNHTDILTARNLVPQARYNLKLAQVTPIPDVDVSYKYARDWTVSPFGTYNQFQLSMPLAIWDKNKGNIIAAQGALIRATEQQHNAEVNLSNNLANAYTNYRNNLYSIDYYRRYILPDLVRFYRGVYERRNVDSEAVNVGDLAFAQQNLSQNVLGYLGALGSMWSSVVAMADFLQTDDLFQMATPQPLPELPNFDELSRWACGHAHVAASCGVDAAPVPARRDGGDWRSPSATGSPSRSAGATLGGESRSPNARATVAGGEPGQATVGSANRLHGQAMPRLEAPGHRLGSAPATAASSRRETATAAANHRRTEDH
- a CDS encoding efflux RND transporter periplasmic adaptor subunit, with the protein product MSRVMRVRHKLITVVSIALVVLAAAITYPRLRALLKPPEPIIQPHGSVLFKLKKGDPNVLIVSEDAMKAIDLKTEPVQAAPEPDPLELPGYLSVDPNRLVPIHSRFPGEVVQLGATKARDLDGKLTMRLLRYGDPIQKGDLLAVVWSTDIGQKKSELVDALSKLGLDEMVLNRRLRAGPGTVPELKVEEARRNVEADKILVNAAERTLRSWRLTEQEIDEVKEEAKQLRSNEQETAAAKTWSELQIWAPMDGIVIEKNVNVGEVVDTTDNLFKVADLTTLQVLAYVYEEDLPVLEQLKPEERHWKIDLKSDPNDPQRPGMFELIGDVIDSVTRTGPVIGWLNNADRKLRVNQFVRATIELPADPTMVSVPTSALVEEGGKEAVFVETDPLHHEITRRVVAVTRRGKDRIFIRAEPNEQERQQGTGPLKVGERVVMRGGLELDQVLSNLQSIGGAGTGEGE